One Amphiprion ocellaris isolate individual 3 ecotype Okinawa chromosome 5, ASM2253959v1, whole genome shotgun sequence genomic region harbors:
- the LOC111584816 gene encoding ankyrin repeat and SOCS box protein 14 isoform X3: MEFDRFGIEDEDDEDDAATQYMIEQSLLDSSKHKETNKEETARHSSSGPGAADITKVFTAIRQGDEKLLKDLCVRQKYTFLQTDDRGWMPLHEAAAQSNQTILELTFKASGPDSMECRTLCGQTPLFMAVEQGLIENASFLLKHGAQPDSQDNNQDAPLFAAIRSDRTDLVKLLLLRGSRVNQEGCHGRCPLHEASRLGRVGLVTMLLEAGARPDPRSHYGLTPLALAAQGGHLEVVEILLKRGADVLSQAQDEASILFEASASGDPAVIKLLLEYGADANIAKHSGHMPIHRVAHQGHLQALQLLLPVTSMSDVNDSGMSPLHSAAAGGHTNCIKVLLDAGYDPNYMLHPWVRRNYDDERKSALFFAVTNNDVPTAKLLLEAGAMANQDPVKCLQVALRLGNYELINVLLRYGANVNYYCRVNTTHFPSALQYALKDDVVLRMLCSYGYDVNRCFDCPYGNSAHIPEGYEGWSNSVIKDTMVANRVKLPCAN, encoded by the exons ATGGAGTTTGATCGATTTGGGATagaggatgaggatgatgaagacGATGCAGCCACTCAGTACATGATTGAACAGAGTCTGCTGGACAGCAGCAAACATAAGGAGACAAACAAAGAGGAGACGGCACGACACAGCAG CTCTGGTCCTGGGGCCGCCGACATCACCAAGGTGTTCACTGCTATCAGACAAG GGGACGAGAAGCTGCTGAAGGATTTATGTGTCCGACAAAAATACACGTTTTTACAGACAGATGATAGAGGCTGGATGCCTCTCCatgaagcagcagctcagagcaACCAAACCATCCTAGAGCTCACATTTAAAG CTTCAGGCCCAGACTCCATGGAGTGTCGTACTCTCTGTGGTCAGACTCCTCTCTTCATGGCAGTGGAACAAGGTCTGATAGAAAATGCCTCCTTCCTGCTCAAACATGGAGCCCAGCCGGACAGCCAGGACAACAACCAGGACGCCCCACTATTTGCAG CCATCCGTTCAGACCGCACCGACctggtgaagctgctgctcCTGCGGGGCTCCAGGGTGAACCAGGAGGGCTGCCATGGCCGCTGCCCCCTCCACGAGGCCTCACGACTGGGCAGAGTGGGACTGGTCACCATGCTGTTGGAGGCCGGAGCACGACCGGACCCCCGCAGCCACTACGGCCTCACACCGCTGGCACTGGCTGCTCAGGGGGGACACCTGGAGGTGGTGGAGATCCTCCTGAAGAGAG GGGCGGATGTCTTGTCTCAGGCCCAGGATGAGGCATCCATCTTGTTCGAAGCGTCTGCGTCTGGAGATCCGGCCGTCATCAAGCTGCTGCTGGAATATGGCGCCGACGCCAACATTGCCAAACACTCGGGACACATGCCGATCCACCGAGTCGCACACCAAGGACACCTGCA ggctctgcagctgctgcttccaGTCACCTCTATGTCTGATGTAAATGACAGTGGAATGAGTCCTCTtcactcagctgctgcaggaggacacacaaactgcatcaag GTCTTGCTGGATGCAGGTTATGACCCCAACTACATGCTCCATCCTTGGGTTCGCCGTAACTATGACGATGAGAGGAAGTCGGCTCTCTTCTTTGCCGTCACCAATAACGACGTGCCGACAgcaaagctgctgctggaggccgGAGCTATGGCTAACCAAGACCCAGTCAAATGTCTGCAG GTTGCACTGCGTCTCGGTAACTACGAGTTGATCAACGTGTTGCTGCGATACGGAGCCAACGTCAACTATTACTGCAGAGTAAACACGACACACTTCCCCTCAGCGCTGCAGTACGCTCTCAAAGACGAT GTGGTTCTCAGGATGCTGTGTAGCTATGGTTATGACGTGAACCGCTGCTTTGACTGTCCCTATGGCAACAGTGCCCACATCCCTGAAGGCTACGAGGGATGGAGCAACAGTGTGATCAAAGACACGATGGTAGCAAACAGGGTGAAGCTGCCCTGTGCTAACTAG
- the LOC111584816 gene encoding ankyrin repeat and SOCS box protein 14 isoform X4 codes for MEFDRFGIEDEDDEDDAATQYMIEQSLLDSSKHKETNKEETARHSSSGPGAADITKVFTAIRQGDEKLLKDLCVRQKYTFLQTDDRGWMPLHEAAAQSNQTILELTFKASGPDSMECRTLCGQTPLFMAVEQGLIENASFLLKHGAQPDSQDNNQDAPLFAAIRSDRTDLVKLLLLRGSRVNQEGCHGRCPLHEASRLGRVGLVTMLLEAGARPDPRSHYGLTPLALAAQGGHLEVVEILLKRGADVLSQAQDEASILFEASASGDPAVIKLLLEYGADANIAKHSGHMPIHRVAHQGHLQALQLLLPVTSMSDVNDSGMSPLHSAAAGGHTNCIKVLLDAGYDPNYMLHPWVRRNYDDERKSALFFAVTNNDVPTAKLLLEAGAMANQDPVKCLQVALRLGNYELINVLLRYGANVNYYCRVNTTHFPSALQYALKDDVVLRMLCSYGYDVNRCFDCPYGNSAHIPEGYEGWSNSVIKDTMRSSVR; via the exons ATGGAGTTTGATCGATTTGGGATagaggatgaggatgatgaagacGATGCAGCCACTCAGTACATGATTGAACAGAGTCTGCTGGACAGCAGCAAACATAAGGAGACAAACAAAGAGGAGACGGCACGACACAGCAG CTCTGGTCCTGGGGCCGCCGACATCACCAAGGTGTTCACTGCTATCAGACAAG GGGACGAGAAGCTGCTGAAGGATTTATGTGTCCGACAAAAATACACGTTTTTACAGACAGATGATAGAGGCTGGATGCCTCTCCatgaagcagcagctcagagcaACCAAACCATCCTAGAGCTCACATTTAAAG CTTCAGGCCCAGACTCCATGGAGTGTCGTACTCTCTGTGGTCAGACTCCTCTCTTCATGGCAGTGGAACAAGGTCTGATAGAAAATGCCTCCTTCCTGCTCAAACATGGAGCCCAGCCGGACAGCCAGGACAACAACCAGGACGCCCCACTATTTGCAG CCATCCGTTCAGACCGCACCGACctggtgaagctgctgctcCTGCGGGGCTCCAGGGTGAACCAGGAGGGCTGCCATGGCCGCTGCCCCCTCCACGAGGCCTCACGACTGGGCAGAGTGGGACTGGTCACCATGCTGTTGGAGGCCGGAGCACGACCGGACCCCCGCAGCCACTACGGCCTCACACCGCTGGCACTGGCTGCTCAGGGGGGACACCTGGAGGTGGTGGAGATCCTCCTGAAGAGAG GGGCGGATGTCTTGTCTCAGGCCCAGGATGAGGCATCCATCTTGTTCGAAGCGTCTGCGTCTGGAGATCCGGCCGTCATCAAGCTGCTGCTGGAATATGGCGCCGACGCCAACATTGCCAAACACTCGGGACACATGCCGATCCACCGAGTCGCACACCAAGGACACCTGCA ggctctgcagctgctgcttccaGTCACCTCTATGTCTGATGTAAATGACAGTGGAATGAGTCCTCTtcactcagctgctgcaggaggacacacaaactgcatcaag GTCTTGCTGGATGCAGGTTATGACCCCAACTACATGCTCCATCCTTGGGTTCGCCGTAACTATGACGATGAGAGGAAGTCGGCTCTCTTCTTTGCCGTCACCAATAACGACGTGCCGACAgcaaagctgctgctggaggccgGAGCTATGGCTAACCAAGACCCAGTCAAATGTCTGCAG GTTGCACTGCGTCTCGGTAACTACGAGTTGATCAACGTGTTGCTGCGATACGGAGCCAACGTCAACTATTACTGCAGAGTAAACACGACACACTTCCCCTCAGCGCTGCAGTACGCTCTCAAAGACGAT GTGGTTCTCAGGATGCTGTGTAGCTATGGTTATGACGTGAACCGCTGCTTTGACTGTCCCTATGGCAACAGTGCCCACATCCCTGAAGGCTACGAGGGATGGAGCAACAGTGTGATCAAAGACACGATG cgcAGTTCTGTGAGGTGA
- the rps23 gene encoding 40S ribosomal protein S23 codes for MGKCRGLRTARKLRNHRREQKWHDKQYKKAHLGTALKANPFGGASHAKGIVLEKVGVEAKQPNSAIRKCVRVQLIKNGKKITAFVPNDGCLNFIEENDEVLVAGFGRKGHAVGDIPGVRFKVVKVANVSLLALYKGKKERPRS; via the exons ATGG GAAAGTGTCGTGGTCTGCGTACTGCCAGGAAGCTCCGCAATCACCGCCGTGAGCAGAAATGGCATGATAAGCAGTACAAGAAGGCCCATCTGGGCACCGCCCTGAAGGCTAACCCCTTCGGAGGAGCTTCTCACGCCAAGGGAATTGTTCTCGAGAAAGT TGGTGTGGAGGCTAAGCAGCCCAACTCTGCCATCAGGAAGTGTGTGAGAGTTCAGCTCATCAAGAACGGCAAGAAGATCACCGCCTTCGTCCCCAATGACGGTTGCCTCAACTTCATCGAG GAGAACGATGAGGTTCTGGTGGCAGGTTTCGGACGTAAAGGTCATGCCGTGGGTGACATTCCTGGAGTTCGTTTCAAGGTGGTCAAAGTGGCCAATGTGTCTCTGCTGGCGCTCTACAAAGGCAAGAAGGAGAGGCCCAGGTCATAA
- the LOC111584816 gene encoding dynein axonemal heavy chain 12 isoform X1 codes for MEFDRFGIEDEDDEDDAATQYMIEQSLLDSSKHKETNKEETARHSSSGPGAADITKVFTAIRQGDEKLLKDLCVRQKYTFLQTDDRGWMPLHEAAAQSNQTILELTFKASGPDSMECRTLCGQTPLFMAVEQGLIENASFLLKHGAQPDSQDNNQDAPLFAAIRSDRTDLVKLLLLRGSRVNQEGCHGRCPLHEASRLGRVGLVTMLLEAGARPDPRSHYGLTPLALAAQGGHLEVVEILLKRGADVLSQAQDEASILFEASASGDPAVIKLLLEYGADANIAKHSGHMPIHRVAHQGHLQALQLLLPVTSMSDVNDSGMSPLHSAAAGGHTNCIKVLLDAGYDPNYMLHPWVRRNYDDERKSALFFAVTNNDVPTAKLLLEAGAMANQDPVKCLQVALRLGNYELINVLLRYGANVNYYCRVNTTHFPSALQYALKDDVVLRMLCSYGYDVNRCFDCPYGNSAHIPEGYEGWSNSVIKDTMFCEVISVSWLKHLSGHVVRILLDYMDHVTLCSKLKAAVMEQKQWPEICRLQENARCLQHLCRLRIRRCLGRLRLRSPVFISFLPLPPRLKDYILYREYDLWGRQSCTPG; via the exons ATGGAGTTTGATCGATTTGGGATagaggatgaggatgatgaagacGATGCAGCCACTCAGTACATGATTGAACAGAGTCTGCTGGACAGCAGCAAACATAAGGAGACAAACAAAGAGGAGACGGCACGACACAGCAG CTCTGGTCCTGGGGCCGCCGACATCACCAAGGTGTTCACTGCTATCAGACAAG GGGACGAGAAGCTGCTGAAGGATTTATGTGTCCGACAAAAATACACGTTTTTACAGACAGATGATAGAGGCTGGATGCCTCTCCatgaagcagcagctcagagcaACCAAACCATCCTAGAGCTCACATTTAAAG CTTCAGGCCCAGACTCCATGGAGTGTCGTACTCTCTGTGGTCAGACTCCTCTCTTCATGGCAGTGGAACAAGGTCTGATAGAAAATGCCTCCTTCCTGCTCAAACATGGAGCCCAGCCGGACAGCCAGGACAACAACCAGGACGCCCCACTATTTGCAG CCATCCGTTCAGACCGCACCGACctggtgaagctgctgctcCTGCGGGGCTCCAGGGTGAACCAGGAGGGCTGCCATGGCCGCTGCCCCCTCCACGAGGCCTCACGACTGGGCAGAGTGGGACTGGTCACCATGCTGTTGGAGGCCGGAGCACGACCGGACCCCCGCAGCCACTACGGCCTCACACCGCTGGCACTGGCTGCTCAGGGGGGACACCTGGAGGTGGTGGAGATCCTCCTGAAGAGAG GGGCGGATGTCTTGTCTCAGGCCCAGGATGAGGCATCCATCTTGTTCGAAGCGTCTGCGTCTGGAGATCCGGCCGTCATCAAGCTGCTGCTGGAATATGGCGCCGACGCCAACATTGCCAAACACTCGGGACACATGCCGATCCACCGAGTCGCACACCAAGGACACCTGCA ggctctgcagctgctgcttccaGTCACCTCTATGTCTGATGTAAATGACAGTGGAATGAGTCCTCTtcactcagctgctgcaggaggacacacaaactgcatcaag GTCTTGCTGGATGCAGGTTATGACCCCAACTACATGCTCCATCCTTGGGTTCGCCGTAACTATGACGATGAGAGGAAGTCGGCTCTCTTCTTTGCCGTCACCAATAACGACGTGCCGACAgcaaagctgctgctggaggccgGAGCTATGGCTAACCAAGACCCAGTCAAATGTCTGCAG GTTGCACTGCGTCTCGGTAACTACGAGTTGATCAACGTGTTGCTGCGATACGGAGCCAACGTCAACTATTACTGCAGAGTAAACACGACACACTTCCCCTCAGCGCTGCAGTACGCTCTCAAAGACGAT GTGGTTCTCAGGATGCTGTGTAGCTATGGTTATGACGTGAACCGCTGCTTTGACTGTCCCTATGGCAACAGTGCCCACATCCCTGAAGGCTACGAGGGATGGAGCAACAGTGTGATCAAAGACACGATG TTCTGTGAGGTGATCTCCGTCTCCTGGCTCAAACACCTGTCGGGTCACGTGGTTCGCATCCTGCTGGACTACATGGACCACGTGACCCTGTGCTCCAAACTGAAGGCAGCTGTGATGGAGCAGAAGCAGTGGCCTGAAATCTGCAGACTGCAAG AAAACGCCCGCTGCCTGCAGCATCTCTGTCGCCTCCGAATCCGCCGGTGTCTCGGTCGCCTTCGTCTGCGGTCGCCTGTCTTCATCAGCTTCCTGCCGCTCCCACCCAGGCTGAAAGACTACATCCTGTATCGAGAGTACGACCTGTGGGGCCGCCAGAGCTGCACGCCAGGCTGA
- the LOC111584816 gene encoding dynein axonemal heavy chain 12 isoform X2: MEFDRFGIEDEDDEDDAATQYMIEQSLLDSSKHKETNKEETARHSSSGPGAADITKVFTAIRQASGPDSMECRTLCGQTPLFMAVEQGLIENASFLLKHGAQPDSQDNNQDAPLFAAIRSDRTDLVKLLLLRGSRVNQEGCHGRCPLHEASRLGRVGLVTMLLEAGARPDPRSHYGLTPLALAAQGGHLEVVEILLKRGADVLSQAQDEASILFEASASGDPAVIKLLLEYGADANIAKHSGHMPIHRVAHQGHLQALQLLLPVTSMSDVNDSGMSPLHSAAAGGHTNCIKVLLDAGYDPNYMLHPWVRRNYDDERKSALFFAVTNNDVPTAKLLLEAGAMANQDPVKCLQVALRLGNYELINVLLRYGANVNYYCRVNTTHFPSALQYALKDDVVLRMLCSYGYDVNRCFDCPYGNSAHIPEGYEGWSNSVIKDTMFCEVISVSWLKHLSGHVVRILLDYMDHVTLCSKLKAAVMEQKQWPEICRLQENARCLQHLCRLRIRRCLGRLRLRSPVFISFLPLPPRLKDYILYREYDLWGRQSCTPG; encoded by the exons ATGGAGTTTGATCGATTTGGGATagaggatgaggatgatgaagacGATGCAGCCACTCAGTACATGATTGAACAGAGTCTGCTGGACAGCAGCAAACATAAGGAGACAAACAAAGAGGAGACGGCACGACACAGCAG CTCTGGTCCTGGGGCCGCCGACATCACCAAGGTGTTCACTGCTATCAGACAAG CTTCAGGCCCAGACTCCATGGAGTGTCGTACTCTCTGTGGTCAGACTCCTCTCTTCATGGCAGTGGAACAAGGTCTGATAGAAAATGCCTCCTTCCTGCTCAAACATGGAGCCCAGCCGGACAGCCAGGACAACAACCAGGACGCCCCACTATTTGCAG CCATCCGTTCAGACCGCACCGACctggtgaagctgctgctcCTGCGGGGCTCCAGGGTGAACCAGGAGGGCTGCCATGGCCGCTGCCCCCTCCACGAGGCCTCACGACTGGGCAGAGTGGGACTGGTCACCATGCTGTTGGAGGCCGGAGCACGACCGGACCCCCGCAGCCACTACGGCCTCACACCGCTGGCACTGGCTGCTCAGGGGGGACACCTGGAGGTGGTGGAGATCCTCCTGAAGAGAG GGGCGGATGTCTTGTCTCAGGCCCAGGATGAGGCATCCATCTTGTTCGAAGCGTCTGCGTCTGGAGATCCGGCCGTCATCAAGCTGCTGCTGGAATATGGCGCCGACGCCAACATTGCCAAACACTCGGGACACATGCCGATCCACCGAGTCGCACACCAAGGACACCTGCA ggctctgcagctgctgcttccaGTCACCTCTATGTCTGATGTAAATGACAGTGGAATGAGTCCTCTtcactcagctgctgcaggaggacacacaaactgcatcaag GTCTTGCTGGATGCAGGTTATGACCCCAACTACATGCTCCATCCTTGGGTTCGCCGTAACTATGACGATGAGAGGAAGTCGGCTCTCTTCTTTGCCGTCACCAATAACGACGTGCCGACAgcaaagctgctgctggaggccgGAGCTATGGCTAACCAAGACCCAGTCAAATGTCTGCAG GTTGCACTGCGTCTCGGTAACTACGAGTTGATCAACGTGTTGCTGCGATACGGAGCCAACGTCAACTATTACTGCAGAGTAAACACGACACACTTCCCCTCAGCGCTGCAGTACGCTCTCAAAGACGAT GTGGTTCTCAGGATGCTGTGTAGCTATGGTTATGACGTGAACCGCTGCTTTGACTGTCCCTATGGCAACAGTGCCCACATCCCTGAAGGCTACGAGGGATGGAGCAACAGTGTGATCAAAGACACGATG TTCTGTGAGGTGATCTCCGTCTCCTGGCTCAAACACCTGTCGGGTCACGTGGTTCGCATCCTGCTGGACTACATGGACCACGTGACCCTGTGCTCCAAACTGAAGGCAGCTGTGATGGAGCAGAAGCAGTGGCCTGAAATCTGCAGACTGCAAG AAAACGCCCGCTGCCTGCAGCATCTCTGTCGCCTCCGAATCCGCCGGTGTCTCGGTCGCCTTCGTCTGCGGTCGCCTGTCTTCATCAGCTTCCTGCCGCTCCCACCCAGGCTGAAAGACTACATCCTGTATCGAGAGTACGACCTGTGGGGCCGCCAGAGCTGCACGCCAGGCTGA